One Streptomyces formicae genomic window, AGCAGCTGGAGGTAGGAGGCGCCGCCGTCGCTGGTCTCGTTGATCTTGAGCATGGCCTCGCGTACGCCCTGCTCCTCGTTGACCTCGGTGTGGAACACCTCGAATCCGTACGTCGCGCGGTAGAACTCGACGGTCTTGTCGAGGTCGAAACAGGCGATCCCGATGTGATCGATTCGCGTCAGCATGGGTCAAGTGCAGCGCTTCATGCGGTGATTACGCAACGTGCGCGCGATCACAGTCGTCGCCCGATGACGCGGGCAGTACCGCTCAGTACATTCAGATAAACCCTCGTTAACTTCTCCTCCCAAGGGGCCGTGGCACATGTCTGGAACGACCGGCACCACCTCAGTGATCGTCGCGGGCGCGCGCACGCCCATGGGCCGCCTGCTCGGCTCCCTGAAGTCCTTCTCCGGCGCCGACCTGGGCGGTTTCGCCATCAAGGCCGCGCTCGACCGGGCCGGCATCGGTGGCGACCAGGTGCAGTACGTGATCATGGGCCAGGTGCTCCAGGCCGGGGCGGGGCAGATCCCGGCACGCCAGGCGGCGGTCAAGGCGGGCATCCCGATGAACGTCCCCGCACTCACGGTGAACAAGGTGTGCCTCTCCGGCCTCGACGCCATCGCGCTCGCCGACCAGCTGATCCGCGCGGGTGAGTTCGACGTGGTCGTCGCCGGCGGCCAGGAGTCCATGACCAACGCCCCGCACCTGCTCCCCAAGTCCCGCGAGGGCTACAAGTACGGCGCGATCGAGATGCTCGACTCCATGGCGCACGACGGTCTGACCGACTCGTTCGACGGTGTCGCGATGGGCGAGTCGACGGAGAAGCACAACACCCGCCTCGGCATCGCGCGCCCCGAGCAGGACGAGATCGCCGCGGCGTCCCACCAGCGGGCCGCGGCCGCGCAGAAGAACGGCATCTTCGAGGCCGAGATCACCCCCGTCGAGATCCCGCAGCGCAAGGGCGACCCGGTCCTCTTCAGCAAGGACGAGGGCATCCGCGCCGAGACGACCACCGAGTCGCTCGGCAAGCTGCGCCCCGCCTTCGCCAAGGACGGCACCATCACGGCGGGCACCTCCTCGCAGATCTCCGACGGCGCCGCGGCGGTCGTGGTGATGTCCAAGGCCAAGGCCGAGGAGCTCGGCCTCGACTGGATCGCGGAGATCGGCGCGCACGGCAACGTGGCGGGCCCGGACAACTCGCTCCAGTCGCAGCCCTCCAACGCCATCCAGCACGCCCTGAAGAAGGAGGGCCTGGCCGTCGACGACCTCGACCTCATCGAGATCAACGAGGCCTTCGCGGCCGTCGCGGTGCAGTCAATGAAGGACCTCGGGGTGTCCTCGGAAAAGGTGAACGTCAACGGCGGGGCCATTGCCCTGGGTCATCCGATCGGGATGTCCGGCGCCCGCGTCGTCCTGCACCTCGCCCTCGAACTGAAGCGGCGCGGCGGCGGTGTGGGCGCGGCCGCGCTGTGCGGCGGCGGTGGCCAGGGCGACGCGCTGATCGTCAAGGTGGCGAAGGGCTGACCGCCCAGGTGGCGAGGGGCTGAACCCACGGCCGACCGTGTCCCGTACGTAGCGAACGGAGCTGTTTCATGCAGGACGTCCCCACCCTGGTGGCGCAGGCCCGCGAGGGCAGGCCGCGGGCCGTGGCCCGGCTGATCTCCCTGGTGGAGGGGGCGTCCCCGCAGTTGCGCGAGGTGATGGCCGCGCTGGCCCCGCTGGCCGGGCGCGCGTACGTGGTGGGCCTCACCGGGTCGCCCGGAGTCGGCAAGTCGACATCGACGTCCGCGCTCGTGAGCGCCTACCGGCGTACGGGCAAGCGGGTCGGCGTGCTCGCCGTGGACCCGTCGTCGCCGTTCTCCGGCGGCGCGCTCCTCGGCGACCGGGTGCGGATGTCGGACCACGCGTCCGACCCCGGCGTCTACATCCGCTCGATGGCCACGCGCGGCCACCTCGGCGGGCTCGCGTGGGCCGCGCCGCAGGCCATCCGGGTCCTGGACGCGGCGGGCTGCGACGTGATCCTCGTCGAGACCGTGGGCGTCGGGCAGTCCGAGGTGGAGATCGCCTCGCAGGCCGACACCTCGGTGGTGCTGCTCGCGCCCGGCATGGGCGACGGCATCCAGGCCGCGAAGGCCGGAATCCTGGAGATCGGCGACGTGTACGTCGTCAACAAGGCGGACCGCGACGGCGCGGACGCGACGGCGCGCGAGCTCAACCACATGCTCGGGCTCGGCGAGTCCCGCGGCCCCGGCGACTGGCGGCCGCCCATTGTCAAGACGGTCGCGGCGCGGGGCGAGGGCATCGACGAGGTCGTCGAGGCCCTGGAGAAGCACCGCGCCTGGATGGAGGAGCGGGGCGTCCTCGCGGAGCGGCGCGCGGCGCGGGCCGCGCACGAGGTGGAGGCCATCGCGGTCACCGCCCTGCGGGAACGGATCGGCTCCCTGCACGGCGACCGCCGCCTGTCGGCTCTCGCGGAGCGGATCGTGGCGGGCGAGCTGGACCCCTACGCGGCGGCCGACGAACTGGTCGCCGGATTGACGTCGGGCTGAGCGCGCGGCGGAGGCGGCGTCGGTGACGCCGCCTCCGTGGGGGACGGGGTGGTGCTCGGCGCGGCCCCGGTCAGCGCTGCCTCAGTCGTCGGAGCCGTCGTCGTCGTGGTCCTGACCGTCACGGTCGTCGTGGTCGTCCTTGCCGCCGCGGTCGTCGTGGCGGTCCGAGCGGTCGGCCGTGACCTTGTCGCCCTTCAGGCCCACGTGCCAGTCGGCCTCGGCGCCCTTGGCGTCGGTCGTCTCGACCTCCCAGGCACCGGCCGTACCGTCGTCGTCCAGGTCCACGGAGGTCACGGTGCCCTTGGCCGCGGCGGCCTTCGCCGCGTCCCCGGCGCTGGTGGACGCGCCCTTGAGCGCGGAGTTCACGCGGGCGGTGTCGGCGGCGTCGTCACCGTCGTCGTCCTTGTCGACCCAGGAGCCGAGGACCTTGCCGGTGCCGGGGTCGACCTCGACGTTGTGCCAGGTGCTGCCCTTCAGGACGTCGACGTCCCAGACCAGGCCGCCGTCCTCGTCGTCGAGCTCGACGGAGACCGCGGTGCCCCGGGTCTCCGCGAGGGCCGCCCTGATCGCGTCCGCCGCCGACACCTTCGCGGCCTTCGCCTCGCTGACGTTCTCCACCGTGTCGTCGCGCTCGTCGTCCTTGACGTCCTTGACCTGGACGCTGGAGTGCTCGGCGGCCGTCGACTCGTCGTCGCCGGTGACCGCGAGGGCGGTGGCGGTGCCTCCGGCGACCAGCGCGGCGGCGGCGACGGTGGCGATGACGATGTTGCGCTTCATGAGGGGTCCCTCCCGAGACGGTGGCGTTCGCTTTCGACGAGGACCAATCTGGCGCGGCGACCCTGAACCCAGCCTGAAGCCGCCTGAAGAACTCTTCAGGTTCGCTCTGCCACCCTGAGCGCATGCGTTTGTTGATCGTGGAGGACGAGAAGCGGCTCGCGCTGTCCCTGGCCAAGGGCCTGACCGCGGAGGGCTACGCCGTCGACGTCGTCCACGACGGCATCGACGGGCTGCACCGCGCGAGCGAGGGGACGTACGACCTGGTCGTCCTCGACATCATGCTGCCCGGCATGAACGGCTACCGGATCTGCTCCACGCTGCGCGCCGCGGGCAACGACGTACCGATCCTGATGCTCACCGCGAAGGACGGCGAGTACGACGAGGCCGAGGGCCTGGACACGGGCGCCGACGACTACCTCACCAAACCCTTCTCGTACGTCGTGCTCGTCGCCCGGGTGAAGGCGCTGCTGCGCCGCCGCGGAGCCGGCGGGCCTTCGCCGGTGCACACGCTGGGGGCGCTCAAGGTCGACACGGCGGCGCGCCGCGTCTTCCGCGCCGACGACGAAGTCACCCTCACCACCAAGGAGTTCGCGGTCCTCGAACAGCTGGTGCTGCGGGCCGGTGAGGTGGTCTCCAAGGGCGACATCCTGGAACACGTCTGGGACTTCGCGTACGAGGGCGATCCCAACATCGTCGAGGTGTACATCAGCACGCTGCGCCGCAAGCTGGGCGCCACCCTCATCAAGACCGTGCGCGGCGCGGGCTACCGCCTGGAGGTGCCGCGATGAGGCGGCTCTTCGGCTCGGTGCGGGCCAGGGCCACGCTCGGCGCCGCTCTCGTCGTCGCCCTCGCCCTGGTCGCCGCGGGCGCCGCCGTACTGCTCTCGCTGGGCGACAACCTCACCGGCCAGGCGGACGCCCGCGCCAACTCCGCCGCCCGCGAGGTCGCCTCGCAGCTCGTCTCGGGCCGCTCGTACGCCGATCTCGACCTGCCGGACAGCGAGGACAGTCCGGTGCAAGTCGTGGACGAGGACGGCAGGTTGGTGGCGGTCGGCGAGGATCTGGAGCGGATCAGCGGCACCGGCGTCGACGCGGTGAAGCCGGGGCCCGCGACGGGGCAGCCGTCGGGTGACGACGACAGGGAAGAGAAGGGGGAGGAGGACTCCGGGGCCGACTCGGGAGCCGGTGAGATCTCCGACGACACCGAGTACAGCGAAGGGTCGGCCACCGTCGACGGCGAGAGCGCCGACTACCGCTTCGCCGCCGTCGAGGTGAGCACGGAGGACGGGTCGAAGGGGGACCTCACCGTCTACGCGGGCGGCTCCCTCTCCGACGAACAGAGCGCGGTGTCCACGGCGTTGACCTCGATGCTGGTCGGCTTCCCGCTGCTGCTCGCCGTCGTCGCGGGCACCACCTGGCTGGTGACGCGCCGCGCGCTGCGCCCGGTGGCCGCCATCACCGAGGAGATGTCCGCGATCACCGCGTCGGAGGACCTGGCGCGCCGGGTCCCCGAGCCGGACACGCACGACGAGATCGCCCGTCTCGCGCGCACCACGAACGAGACCCTCACGGCGCTGCAGACCTCCGTGGAGCGCCAGCGCCGGTTCGTCGCGGACGCCTCCCACGAGCTGCGCAGCCCCATCGCCTCGCTGCGCACCCAGCTCGAAGTGGGCGCGGCCCACCCGGAGTTGCTGGACGTGGACGGGGCGGTCGAGGACACCGTGCGGCTCCAGGAGCTCGCCGCCGATCTGCTCCTGCTCGCCCGCCTGGACGCGGGGGAGAAGCCGGGCGGGGCGCGGGTCGACCTCGCGGCGCTCGTCCGCGAGGAGCTCTCGCAGCGCACCAGGGACCGCGTCGACGTGCGCATGGACCTGAAGAGTCTCGAAGTCGCCGGTTCCCGTGGTCAGTTGGCGCGGGTGCTCGGCAATCTCCTGAACAACGCACAGCGGCACGCACGCTCCCGGGTCGCGGTCACCACGAGGACCGATGGTGCCTGGGCGGTCCTCGAGGTGGCCGATGACGGGAGCGGCGTGCCGGAGGGCGAGCGTGAGCGGATCTTCGAGCGCTTCGTACGCCTGGACGACGCACGCAGCAGGGACGACGGCGGGGCCGGGCTCGGCCTCGCGATCGCGCGGGACGTGGCGGTGCGGCACGGCGGCACCCTCGTGGTCCGGGAGGCGCCGTCGGGCGGTGCGCTCTTCGAGCTCCGGCTGCCGATCCCTCAGTCGTCGGCGGAGTGAGGGGTGCCGCTGCCGGGTGCGAAGAAGTGCGGGTGCGAGGACGCGCGGGTGGGCGTCAGGGCTTGCCGCGCTGTCCCCGCAGGTGCTCGGCGATCGGGGTCAGCGCCTTGTGCAGATCGCCGAGCGCCTCGGGCGAGACGAGGTCGACGAAGTGTCGCCGCACGGAGGCGACGTGGTGTGGTGCCACCTTCTGCATGGTCTCCATGCCCTCCTCGGTGAGGACGGTGTAGAGGCCGCGCCGGTCGGACTCGCAGTTCTCACGGCGCACCAGGCCCGCGTTCTCCATGCGGGTGATCTGGTGGGAAAGGCGGCTCTTGGACTGCAGAGTGGCGGCGGCGAGATCGCTCATGCGCATCCGCAACTCATCGGATTCGGAGAGGTGCACGAGGATGTCGTAGTCGTTCATGGTCAGGTTGAACGGCTGAAGGTCTTTTTCGAGCTGATACGTCAGCATCCTGTTGACCTCCACGTGGATGCGCCAAGCGCGCTGTTCCTCATCGGTCAGCCACTGCGGGGCCGTCTCGGTCTCCATGGAATCGATTCTACCTAAGAAGTTGAAAGGTGAACGAATGGTGGGATGTGACGCGCCTCGCACCCCCTGCCTCACGGAGGGGCACAGACGTTCGCCGTCACACTCCGCAGACTACCGCTCACAGCCCGAAGCGACGCTGGAGGTCCCCCAGTTGTCCGGGAAGACGCGGTGCGCCCGGCTGCTGTCCCGGTTGACCCGGAGTGCCCCGTCCGCCCGGCACGCCCGCCTGGTGCGGTACCTCTCCGGTGGCCTGCTCGGGCATGAGCGCCTCGGTCGACTGCAGCAGCACGGTGCCCGCGCCCACGAACTCGAACTGGTGCTCCTCTCCGGAGGTGCCGCCGATGCCGGTCAGTGCCCGCACGCCTCCGATCACGCCCGTGAGGTATCCGTGGTCGTAGTGATGGCACGGCGAGGGGCAGTCGGCCCAGCCGACGAGCGCCTGCGGATCCACCCGGATCGGCGGCTCCATGAAGACCACCGGGCCGTTCGAGGCGGCGACGAACTTGCCGGTCCCGATCAGCGTCAGAAACCCCGGAACGATCGATTGCTTCAGCGCGAGAGTTGGCTGAAAAGCGAGGAGGTTGCCGGAGCGAATGGTCAGGTTGCCGTCTTCGAGGTCGTACGAGTTCACGTCGAAGGCCCGGTCGGCGAGGAGCATCTTGCCCTGGCCCTCCGCCACGACCCAGTCGCTCGCGTGCAGCGGCGAATGAAAGCTGGTCCGGACCAGGCGGTCCAGGCGGCCGTGCCCGATGCCGTTGAAGTCGACCCGCCCGTAGTAGGCGATCATCTTCCCCTTCTGCAGGAACCACTGGCTCGCCTTGAGCTCCACGCAGAAGGTGTACGCGTTGACGTTGTCGTCGCTCGGCAGCGTCATGGGGTCGAAGACGGCAGGAGCGCCCGCCGGAGTCGAGACGTTCGGGTTCACAGCTTCTCCTCCGAGGCCTGGACGTACACCGTGCCGCTGCCCGACAGCTCCAGCTGGAACGCCTCGCCGGAGCCGCGGCCCACCATGTCGCGCCAACCGAGGGCCGTGGACAGCTTGTTGCGTACGTCACCGTGGTGCGCGACGTACGCCTGCGGGTCGACGTGCACCGGGCGCTGCGGGGAGATCGGGACCTCGATGACTCCGCCGTGCGCCATGACGGCGACCGCGCCGTGCCCCTTCAGGGTCGTGGTGAACAGGCCCTGGCCGCTGACCTGGCCGCGCACCATGCCCATGACGCCGCCCTGCGAGCCCATGAACATGGTGCCCTGCTGGAGCGTGCCGTCGAAGGCGAGCAGCCGGTCCGCCTCCACGTAGAGGGTGTCTCCGGAGAGGCCGATCACCTGGATGTGATGGCCGCCGTGCCCGAAGAGGACCGTGCCGCTGCCCTCGACGGTCATCAAGGGGGTCGCCTCGCCCGCGACCCGGCGCCCGATCATGGACATCAGGCCGCCCTGCCCGCCCTGGATGTTGGGGGTGAAGGAGACGTCCCCCTTGTAGGCGAGCATGGCGCCGCGCTGGCTGAAGATCTTGGTCCCCGGCTGCACCGTGGCCTCGATCATCTTCGAGTTGATCTCCTGGAAGGGCATGTCAGACGTCCCCCGCGATCGTCGCCCGCTCGCTGGGCTGCACATAGACGAGGCCGTCGCCCTCGAAGCGGATCTGGAAGGCCTCGCCGCCGCCCTCGCCCATGAAGGTGCGGAAGGTGACGCCGGACTGGAAGCTCTGGTGGAGGTTGCCCTGGTGCGCGATGTACGCCCCCGGGTCGACCGTCAGCGGGTACTGCTGGGAGACGCGCAGGACCACCGCGGGTCCGTCGGAGATGATCGCGGCCTGCCCGCTGCCCTCGACGGTCGTGGTGAACAGGCCGTTGCCCTGGGTCGCGCCGCGCAGCCCGGTGAAACTGGTGCCCGTGCGCAGCCCCGCGTCGGTGCAGAGCAGGTTGCTCGCTTCCACGTAGAGCTTGTCGCCGTGCAACTGGACGAGATTGATCTCGGTGGCACGGTCGGCGAACCAGCACGTGCCGTGCCCCTTCACCTCCATCACCGTCATCTGCTCGCCGGTGACGCGGCGGGTCACCATGCCCCGTATGCCCTCGCCGCCGCCGGTCATCTTCTTGAAGGCCATCTGGCCGTCGTACGCGACCATCGAGCCGTTCTTCGCCTTCACGGCATCGCCGGTCATGTCGACCGCGAGCACTCTGCTCCCCTGGAGCCGGAACGTAGCCACGAACCGACGGTAGCCGCCCCGTACCCGCCCAGAACAGGGTGAAGGGCCCTGAGCGAACCCCGAGAATGCCCCGATGTCACAATGGGGGTCGCTTGTGCGCGCGTTCACAAGATCGGCGCGCGCCGTGCGTCCGCCCCCTCCCGCCGCCCACCCACCCGAAGGTGCTCCGTGGACATCAAGACCGCTTCCGCACTCCGCCGCCTCCGCCTGGTCTCGGCCCCCGAGGCCGTTTCCTTCCTGCTGCTGCTCGTCTGCTCGGTGCTCAAGCGGACCTCGGACTTCAACGCCGTGCCCGCGATGGGCATGATCCACGGCGTGCTCTTCGTCCTCTACGTGCTCTTCTGGCTCGACGCCTGGAACCGCACCAAGTGGGACCTGAAGACCGGCGCCCTGTACTTCGTGCTCTCCGTCCTGCCGACCGGCGGCTTCTTCGCCGAGCGCAAGCTGAAGCGCGAGGCCGAGGCCGCGGTGATCGCCTCGCGCGCCCGTCGTGAGGGAGTCGTGGGCGCATGATCGTCGCCTTCTCCGTGACCCCGCTGGGGGTCGGTGACGACGTCGGCGAGTACGTCGCGGACGCGGTCCGCGTGGTCCGCGAGTCCGGCCTTCCGAACAGGACCGACGCCATGTTCACCTCCGTCGAGGGGGAGTGGGACGAGGTGATGGACGTGATCAAGCGCGCCGTCGCCGTCGTGGAGGAGCGCGCGCCGCGCGTCTCGGTCGTCATGAAGGCGGACATCCGCCCCGGCGTGACGGACGGCCTCACCTCCAAGGTGGAGACGGTGGAGCGTCACCTCTCCGCGTAAGCGCTTCGCCGGTTGACCGGCGCGTGCCCCCGCGGGCTGCGTGTGGCCGGTCGCGCAGTTCCCTGCGCCCCTTCGGGGGCCCGGAAATCCCCCGCCCTTCCGGGTGGGGGATTTTTTGTGCCCACCGACTTGAGCGAGTGCTCAAATATCTGTACCTTCCCTCGAAGAAGACTTGAGCAGTCGCTCAAAAACACGCTGACGTGGGGGTTTACCGTGAGCCTGTACATCGAGGCACGCATACGCGCCGATCTCGACGACCTCTGGGCCCGCACCCAGGAACCCGACCGGCACCAGCGCTGGGACCTGCGCTTCACCGAGATCGACTACCTGCCGCGCCAGGAGGACGAGCCGCAGCACTTCCGGTACGCCACGCGCGTGCTGCCCTTCCTGGCCGTCGCGGGCACCGGAGTCTCCGCGGGGGAGAAGCGCCGCCCCGACGGCACCAGGACCTCCGCGCTGCGCTTCGCGTCGCCGCACCCGCTCTCCCTCCTCGAAGAGGGCAGCGGCTACTGGCGCTACGTGCCGACCGACGACGGCGTCCGCTTCGTCACCGGCTACGACTACCGCCCGCGCTGGGGCCGCTTCGGGCGGATCGCCGACCGTGCGCTCTTCCGCCCCCTGATGGGCTGGGCGACGGCCTGGTCCTTCGACCGGCTCAGGCTCTGGCTGGAGCGGGGCATCACCCCCGAACGCGCGCTCCTGCACGGCGTCGCGGAGATCGTCGTGCGCGTCCTGTGTGTCGTGGCGGCCGTCCTCCTGGCCCCCTGGACGGCCATCGCGACGGCGGCCCTGATGCTGATGCTGCCGCCCCTGCCGACGACCCCCGCGGCCCGCCGCTGCCTGCGCACGCCGCCGGAACGCGCGCGTGCCCCGCGTCTCCTCACCACCCTCGCCACCGCCAAGGAGCAGTCGTCATGACGCGACCCGCGTCGATCTTCAGGAGCGTGATGGGCGCCGACTTCGAGCGCCTCCACCCGCAGATCCAGCGCCGCTTCTCCGTCGGCCTGGCGAGCGGCGAGGCGTGCACGGGCCGGGGCGTGATGGACCGGATCTGGCACGGCAGGGGCTTCGTGAAGCCGTTCCTCGCGGCCGGTGGCACGCGCAACATCCTCGTACCGCGCCAGGGCAGGAACGTGCCCTTCGTCATCGAGAACGTGCCGTACGCCGACACGTACGGACGTGAGACGGTGACCTTCGTGCGCACCTTCGACCTGCCAGGCGGCCCCCGCCGCTTCGACGCCCAGATGGTCCTGAGCCCCAAGGGCGACCGCGTGCTCGACTACCTCGGCACGCACCAGCACCTCGCCAGCGACCTGCACTTCAGGGCCGAGCCCGACGGCTCGCTCGTGATCCGCTCCGGAGAGCACCGTTTCCGGGAGGGCCCGGTGGACTGCCGCGTGCCCTCGCTGATCGGCGGCGACGCGGAGGTGCGGGAGTCCTACGACGAGCGGACCGGCCGCTTCCGGATCCAGGTGCGGGTGGTGAACCGGCACTTCGGGCCGCTCTTCGGGTACGAGGGTTCCTTCACGGCGACGTACGCGGACGTCCGTGCCTGTGGAGTCCGTCCCGGTCTGCGCCCGGTGCGCGAGGAGGCGCGCGCGTGACACCCGCGAAGGACCCGGCCAAGGGCCTGGAGACCCGGACCAAGCTGCTCGACGGCGCGTTGCGCACGCTCACGGAGCAGGGCATCGCCAAGACGTCGGCGCGGACGATCGCGGCGGCGGCGGGGGTCAACCAGGCGCTGGTCTTCTACCACTTCGGCTCCGTCGACGAACTCCTCTCCGAGGCGTGCAGACACGGTACGGAGCAGCGCGTGACGCGCTACCGGGAGCGGCTCTCCGGCATCTCCTCCCTCTCCGAACTGCTCGCCTTCGGGCGGGAGATGCACGAGGAGGAGCGCGAGGCCGGGCATGTCGCCGTCCTCGGGCAGTTGCTCGCGGGGGCGCAGACGCAGCCTCGCCTCGCGGCGGCGACGGCGGCGGGGCTCGCCCTCTGGATCGAGGAGATCGAGAAGGTCCTGACCCGGGTCCTTTCCGCCTCCCCGCTCGGGGAGTTCGCGGATCCGGTGGGGCTTTCCCGGGCGGTGGCGGCGTCCTTCGTCGGTCTTGAGCTGTACGAAGGGGTGGACGCCGTCGGGACGGAGAGGGCGCTCGAGTCCTTGGAGCAACTGTCCACGCTGGTCACGGCGATCGAGGACCTGGGCCCCATCGCGCAGCGCGCGGTCCGCCACCGCTTGCGCCGCGTCCGGCCCTGACCGGCTGCGCCGGGGCCGGCGTCCCGGTCACGCCCCTCGGCACGGCACCTGCGCCTGCCTGCGACATGTGGACGCCCCGGCCCTCGCCCCTCGGCGACGGGGGCTGTGCCCACCCGTTCCGCCCTGCGGAACATCTGCCCACAGCGGCGGCTACCGGCACCGGCGCGGTCCGCTACAGCGGTGGCCACGGGTATCGGTGCGGTCCGCCACAGCGGTAGCCACCGGCATCGGCGTGGTCCGCCACAGCGGGAGTGGGAGCGGCCCGGGCACCGGTGCCCCCACAGCGGTAGGACCACCGGCCCGCAGTCGCGAGCGGGCCCGAGGGGACGTGGCGGTATGTCCGCCCGGAGCACTCGCGGCCACGTGCCGAGGTGCCCGGAGTGTGGCGGTCATCTGGGACGGCGAGGACGGACATACCGCCGCGGCCCCGCCCCACACCCGCACGGAAGGCGCAGCCGCCGCCGCCCCCCCCGCACGGTCGGCGCAGCCCTCACTCCGCCCCCACCCGCAGGGAAGGCGCAGCCGCCGCCCCACCCCCACCCGCACGGAAGGCGCAGCCCCCCGCCCCCCGCCGAAGGCAAAGGCACCGCAACCCCCCACCCGCAACCCCACCAAAACCGCCCACCCTAAAACCGCTCGCACGGGCGAACCCCGTTCGACACGCCGGGGAAACTCCACTTTTGTGTGGGTATCGGTTTGTTCGATCACCATCGATCACCAGAACCTGGAGGGCGCTGTGCCGCAGCCGGAGGGCTTCGACTACGACACCCACAGCACGCTCGCCGGCCCGCTCACCGAGCCCGCCGCCGGCGAAGCCAAGGACGGCAGCGGCTATCGGGTCCAGTACAGCAAGCTCCTCTCCCGCGAGCCGCACCGAATACGCGCCGTGCTCCTGATGACACTGGCCCCCGTACTCACCGGCCTGCTCCTCGTCTACCTCGTCTGGCCCACCCACTGGACCGAACGCGAGGGCGGCGACCGCTGGCTGATCG contains:
- a CDS encoding TetR/AcrR family transcriptional regulator → MTPAKDPAKGLETRTKLLDGALRTLTEQGIAKTSARTIAAAAGVNQALVFYHFGSVDELLSEACRHGTEQRVTRYRERLSGISSLSELLAFGREMHEEEREAGHVAVLGQLLAGAQTQPRLAAATAAGLALWIEEIEKVLTRVLSASPLGEFADPVGLSRAVAASFVGLELYEGVDAVGTERALESLEQLSTLVTAIEDLGPIAQRAVRHRLRRVRP